One Brevibacillus choshinensis genomic window carries:
- the argC gene encoding N-acetyl-gamma-glutamyl-phosphate reductase, which produces MIRVGIVGATGYGGAELIRLLAGHPEVRIANLYSSSAEGESLEKTFPHVSGLGLPTLSPIEAKSMSVDNDVVFLATPAGVSAGLSPQLMELGGAKVIDLSGDFRLESGDAYRSWYKREPAPVEWVQKAVYGLTEWNQEQVAGASLVANPGCYPTATLLALIPMMRSGWVKPGSWIVDAKSGVSGAGRGMSMGVHYSEINESIHAYKVAKHQHTPEIEQELAKQSGVESFVQFTPHLVPMTRGILVTAYGQLEAGVSQQQAQELFEATYADKAFVRVRPAGSHPHTKEVLGSNYCDIAVHVDERTSRVVILSVIDNMVKGAAGQAIQNMNVMFQLPEKAGLPLVPVFP; this is translated from the coding sequence ATGATTCGGGTCGGGATCGTTGGGGCTACCGGTTACGGCGGTGCGGAGTTGATACGTCTGCTGGCGGGTCATCCAGAGGTTCGAATTGCCAATTTGTATTCTAGCTCAGCGGAGGGGGAGTCGCTGGAAAAAACATTTCCTCATGTGTCCGGACTGGGTCTGCCCACTCTGTCGCCTATTGAAGCGAAAAGCATGAGCGTGGATAACGATGTCGTTTTTCTGGCGACGCCGGCAGGGGTGAGCGCTGGGCTTTCCCCGCAATTGATGGAGCTCGGCGGAGCAAAAGTAATCGACCTGTCCGGAGATTTCCGTTTGGAGAGCGGGGATGCTTACCGCAGCTGGTACAAACGCGAACCGGCACCGGTCGAGTGGGTGCAAAAAGCGGTGTATGGTTTGACCGAATGGAATCAAGAGCAGGTAGCGGGCGCCTCTCTCGTAGCCAACCCTGGATGCTATCCAACAGCAACCCTGCTTGCATTGATCCCGATGATGCGGAGCGGATGGGTAAAACCAGGCAGCTGGATCGTCGACGCCAAATCGGGTGTATCCGGAGCGGGACGAGGCATGTCGATGGGGGTTCACTACAGCGAAATCAATGAAAGCATACATGCATACAAAGTAGCCAAGCACCAGCACACGCCGGAAATCGAGCAGGAGCTGGCGAAGCAGTCCGGAGTGGAGTCCTTTGTCCAGTTTACACCTCACCTGGTTCCCATGACGCGCGGAATCCTGGTAACCGCTTACGGGCAGCTGGAGGCAGGGGTGTCCCAGCAGCAGGCTCAGGAGCTGTTTGAAGCGACGTACGCAGATAAAGCGTTCGTACGGGTACGCCCTGCAGGCAGTCATCCGCATACCAAAGAGGTGCTCGGATCCAACTACTGCGATATCGCCGTTCATGTGGATGAACGCACGAGCAGAGTCGTTATTTTGTCCGTCATTGACAACATGGTCAAAGGTGCAGCAGGTCAAGCGATTCAAAATATGAACGTCATGTTCCAATTGCCAGAGAAAGCCGGACTGCCACTCGTGCCGGTGTTCCCATAG
- a CDS encoding c-type cytochrome, with product MKRLSLSVVAAVLVFSLSACGGAKTTQPPANQPSQTPATQTPATETPSTTAPSGSYDAATAEALFKNTCAGCHGQTLEGAVGPNLQKVGSQLNKDQILEILNKGKGAMPPGLVKGADAETLAAWLADKK from the coding sequence ATGAAACGTTTATCCCTTTCTGTGGTTGCGGCTGTACTCGTATTCTCGCTAAGTGCCTGTGGCGGAGCTAAGACTACACAGCCGCCAGCCAATCAGCCGTCGCAAACCCCTGCAACGCAAACCCCAGCAACGGAAACGCCGTCCACGACTGCTCCATCGGGTAGCTACGACGCCGCAACCGCTGAGGCACTGTTCAAGAACACATGCGCAGGATGCCACGGTCAAACGCTGGAAGGCGCAGTAGGTCCGAACCTGCAAAAAGTCGGTTCGCAATTGAACAAGGATCAGATCTTGGAAATATTGAATAAAGGTAAAGGTGCCATGCCTCCAGGCTTGGTAAAAGGTGCCGATGCCGAGACGCTGGCTGCATGGCTGGCGGATAAGAAATAA
- a CDS encoding YciI family protein gives MLYAAFLPIIDQELNAKVRPAHLEYLNELYKQDKVFMAGPFTDKEGGLVIYKAASLEEARGLAEADPVVAEGARTLELREWSPLEFPLP, from the coding sequence ATGCTGTATGCAGCCTTTTTGCCGATCATCGATCAAGAGCTGAACGCAAAAGTAAGACCAGCACATCTGGAGTATCTCAATGAACTGTACAAGCAGGATAAGGTATTCATGGCGGGTCCTTTCACCGATAAGGAAGGCGGACTCGTGATTTACAAAGCGGCTTCTCTGGAAGAGGCCAGAGGGTTGGCGGAAGCGGATCCAGTGGTGGCGGAAGGCGCCCGTACACTGGAGCTGCGCGAATGGAGCCCGCTGGAGTTCCCGCTGCCTTAA
- a CDS encoding VOC family protein, with protein MIRKAEHVAMIVTEMDRSIAFYQEMFGYQVRLRGQSPIREMTFLYHDNQPGFEIELIRDLTPMGDYSEQGLVNHLAFTVDDIDEAINHYREKGIEFKTETPNPSLDGGRTIFFYGPDRELLQFVEPGPDRRA; from the coding sequence ATGATAAGAAAAGCGGAGCACGTAGCGATGATTGTTACCGAAATGGACAGGTCGATTGCGTTTTACCAAGAGATGTTTGGTTACCAGGTGCGTCTGAGAGGGCAATCACCGATTCGGGAGATGACATTTTTGTACCATGACAATCAGCCAGGCTTTGAGATCGAGCTGATTCGCGATTTGACGCCGATGGGCGATTACTCCGAGCAGGGCCTCGTCAACCACTTGGCGTTTACGGTAGATGATATCGATGAGGCGATCAACCATTATCGAGAAAAAGGAATTGAGTTTAAGACCGAAACGCCTAACCCGTCGCTGGATGGGGGCAGAACGATCTTTTTCTACGGCCCGGACCGTGAGCTGTTGCAATTCGTAGAGCCAGGACCGGACAGAAGAGCGTAA
- the prfB gene encoding peptide chain release factor 2 (programmed frameshift), which translates to MALIDIADIKQEMSSMAKRLADIRGSLDLPVKQERIGELEERMLAPDFWDDNDAAQKTISELNAVRSLVETMGKLDSQYDDLQLMLELVIEEGEQSLIPDLYDSTQELKKAFESFELELLLSDQYDKNNAILELHPGAGGTESQDWASMLLRMYTRWGDAKGFKVETLDYLPGDEAGVKSVTLLIKGHNAYGYLKSEKGVHRLVRISPFDASGRRHTSFVSCNVLPEIEDDNSVDIRSEDLKIDTYRSSGAGGQHINTTDSAVRITHLPSGIVVTCQTERSQIKNRERAMKMLTARLFERKREEQEKTMAAIQGEQKDIAWGSQIRSYVFHPYSLVKDHRTNVEVGNVQAVMDGEIDVFIDGYLRAQINR; encoded by the exons ATGGCATTAATCGATATTGCGGACATCAAACAAGAGATGTCCAGTATGGCTAAGCGTTTAGCAGATATCAGGGGGTCTCTT GACCTCCCAGTAAAACAGGAGCGGATTGGTGAACTGGAAGAGCGCATGCTGGCACCCGACTTCTGGGACGACAACGATGCAGCGCAAAAGACAATCAGTGAACTGAACGCGGTAAGAAGCCTCGTGGAGACGATGGGCAAGCTGGATTCCCAATACGATGACCTGCAGCTGATGCTCGAGCTGGTTATCGAAGAAGGGGAACAGTCCCTTATTCCGGATTTGTATGACAGCACCCAAGAGCTGAAAAAAGCGTTTGAGAGCTTTGAGCTGGAGCTCTTGCTGAGTGATCAGTACGATAAGAACAATGCGATCCTGGAGCTGCACCCTGGAGCGGGTGGTACGGAATCTCAGGATTGGGCGTCCATGCTCCTGCGCATGTATACACGCTGGGGCGATGCCAAAGGCTTTAAAGTAGAAACTCTGGACTATTTGCCTGGTGACGAAGCGGGCGTAAAAAGCGTGACGCTGTTGATTAAAGGGCACAATGCGTACGGGTACCTAAAATCAGAAAAGGGGGTCCACCGACTCGTACGGATTTCACCATTTGACGCTTCCGGACGCCGTCACACGTCCTTTGTCTCCTGCAACGTCCTGCCGGAGATTGAAGACGACAACTCGGTAGACATTCGTTCGGAAGACCTCAAGATTGACACGTATCGTTCCAGTGGTGCAGGTGGACAGCACATCAACACGACTGACTCCGCCGTTCGGATTACCCACTTGCCTTCGGGAATCGTCGTGACGTGTCAAACAGAGCGTTCTCAGATCAAAAACCGCGAGCGTGCAATGAAAATGCTGACAGCACGACTGTTTGAGCGCAAACGCGAAGAGCAGGAAAAAACGATGGCAGCCATTCAGGGCGAACAGAAAGACATCGCATGGGGCAGCCAGATTCGTTCGTACGTCTTCCACCCGTACAGTCTGGTCAAGGACCACCGCACCAACGTAGAAGTGGGCAATGTGCAAGCGGTCATGGATGGGGAGATTGACGTCTTCATTGACGGTTATTTGCGAGCGCAAATCAATCGCTAA